From the Oikeobacillus pervagus genome, the window AGACGACAAAGCTATCTAATGTCGAGTCAGTTCTTCAGACCAAGTGATGTATGGTAAAAGCTAAACTGCTTGAATCCTAGACGAATGAGCGATGGGTGCGCCATTGTCTACGGTAGCTTATAGGCAATGAGGACAAAATGGGAGACATATCGCCAGAATGTCTACGGGTATCTCCAGAGCCCATACCATAGTAAGGTTTGTCCTTCAATCCTCAACTAGAGGAAACCGTCGAAAGGGATACCTAACCATCACGTATCTAAAATTATGTCATAATGCAGGGATTACCTAAGTGCAAGTGCCTATTGGCTATTAGACATAAGTCTATGAAATTGGATATGGTAACGGAGTCTCCATAGTACCCAACGTTTGCTTGTAATGAGCTTAGCAGGGGGAAGGGAGACAGGTTGATGTTAACGTTAACTAGAGAGGAGTCATGAATATGACAACAAATCCATTTCGACAGTTAGACGTTATAAGGAATGCTTCTCAAAAAGGAAACATCATTACGGATTGTTATCGTCTCATGTATAACAAAGAGTTGTGGATTAAAGCATATGCAAAACTATATCCAAATGCAGGAGATTTAAAAAAGGGTACAACTGATGAAACAAAAGATGGTTTCAGTTTACAGAAAATAGATGACATCATCGAGCAATTAAAAGCTGGAACATTTCGCTTTGCACCTGTAAAAAGGGTTTATATCCCAAAATCTAATGGGAAAAAGAGACCTTTAGGAGTTCCTAACTTTAAAGATAAGATGGTACAGGAAGTTATGAGAATGATACTGGAGAATGTATATGAACCAGTATTCTCAGACAATTCCCATGGATTTAGGGAGGGCAGAAGTTGTCATACAGCACTTTCCCAAATCAAAAATACTTGGAAAGGTCTGACATGGTGTATTGTAGGAGATATTAGGGGTTTCTTCGATCATATTGACCATACTGTACTAATCAAACTTATCTCTATGAAAATCAATGACCGTCGTTTCCTGCTTCTTATTCATAATGCGCTTACTAGTGGTGTCATGGAAAATTGGACATATCAGAAAACATACAGCGGTACGCCACAAGGAGGTATTATCTCACCTATCTTAGCTAATATCTACCTCCATGAGTTTGACTTGTTCATGGAAAAACAAATAGAGGAATTTGATATAGGAAAGGTTAGGGCGAGCAATGTCAGCTACAAAAAAATCCGTGGGAAAATTTATACTTTATCTCGGAAAATCAAGAGACTTGATGAGAAAAACGGGCATACAAAATGGGAAAGACGAGAGGATATAGTTCTTACTATCCAAGAACTCAAAAGAAAACAAATAGAACCCCCATCAGTTGACCCAATGGATAATTATGATCAAAGAATGAAATATGTCCGTTATGCCGATGATTTTGTAATCGGAATTGCTGGTTCTAAGGAAAGCGCATTATATATAAAGGAAATGATTAAAACTTTTCTTGAAAAGGAGCTCCACCTTGACCTAAGTGAAGAAAAAACGCTCATCACTCATTTGGAACATCCTATACCCTTTCTTGGATATGAGTTTCGAAGATGGGATGAGATAAAGGTCAAAAGAGTCAGGTATCAAAACCAAAAGCATTCATTGAAAAAGCGAACACGATCAGGTGCAATAAAGTTAGAAATCCCTGAAAAGAAAATCAAAGAATTTGCAATGAAAAATGGATATGGAAATTTAGTCACCTTTAAAATAATACACAGAGCAAAATTAATTCACAATTCGGAGCTAGAAATATTGTATATCTATAACGCTGAGCTAATAGGAATTGCAAACTACTACAAGTTGGCGAATAACTATCATCATCTAGACAAGTTATTCTATCTAGCAGAAAGTAGTTTTATCAAAACCATTGCTAATAAACGAAGAAGTACTTCTATGAAGGTTGCATCTAGCATGAGAACTTACAAACAAGGTGTTCTGTGTTTAGCTAGGAAGGACAGACAAGGTAACGAAAGACTTCATCAATTTGTCAAACTAAAGGACTTACCTAAGCATAAAGGTGCAATTAAAGCAGATTCACCTGAAATAGATAGATTAACAAACACCATGAAATACTCAAGTAGAACAGAATTTGAACAGCGTTTATTAGCAAACAAATGCGAAGCGTGTGGTACAACAGAAGGTCAGATGGAGGTTCATCATGTCCGTAAGTTAAAGACTTGAAGAAAAAGAAACACTTAACATTTTGGACAAGAAAATGATAGAACGCAATAGAAAAACCATTGTCCTATGTTACAAATGCCATCATGACCACCATGAGAAGCAAATTCTGATTAGTCAACTGGCGAGCCGTATACGCTGAAAGGTGTACGTACGGTTCTGAGGGGGGAATTGTGAAACCTGATTTGGAGACAGAGTAAGGCGCATGGTTCCTACCCTACGACCCCGGTCCAAGCAGAGAGGACATTGAGGTGACAAAACGCTTAGTGGAGTGCGGCAAGATTATTGGAATTGATATTTTAGATCACTTGATCATCGGGGATAACAAATACGTAAGTTTAAAAGAAAAAGGCTACTTATAATGCTAGGATTTTCTTTTTTATTACGTTATAATATAATTTATGATTTTTACTAACTAATGTTTTTTTTGCCAATATGAAATCGACACTTAATAACGTGAAATGAGCAATACAATAATTGATGAAATTACGTAATTTGTATCAGAAAGGGAGATACACCATGTTTGGAATTGGGACTAAAGATCTTGGAATTGACTTGGGGACAGCAAACACACTTGTGTATGCAAAGGGGAAAGGTGTTGTATTGCGTGAACCTTCAGTTGTCGCATTACAAACCGATACGAAACAAATTGTCGCGGTAGGAAATGACGCCAGAAATATGATTGGTCGTACACCAGGGAATATTGTCGCGACTCGTCCGATGAAGGATGGAGTTATTGCTGATTATGAAACGACTGCAACGATGATGAAATATTATATTAAGCAAGCCACGAAGTCAAAAGGATTATTTGCGCGCAAGCCTTATGTAATGGTTTGTGTTCCTTCGGGGATCACAGCTGTTGAGGAACGTGCAGTAAAGGATGCAACTCGTCAAGCAGGTGCTAGGGATGCCTTTACAATTGAAGAACCATTTGCAGCGGCTATTGGGGCCAATCTACCAGTTTGGGAACCGACTGGAAGCATGGTCGTCGATATCGGTGGAGGAACAACAGAGGTGGCGATTATATCCCTTGGAGGAATTGTGACAAGTCAATCTTTACGTATTGCCGGGGATGAGTTGGATGATGCCATTGTTGCTTATATTCGTAAGCAATATAATCTCTTGATTGGGGACCGCACTTCAGAGGCAATCAAAATGGAAATTGGATCTGCAAGTGAGCCGGAAGAGAAAGAATCAATGGACATTCGTGGACGAGATCTTTTAACGGGACTACCTAAAACAATTGAAATTACAGCTGAGGAAATAAGTAAAGCACTGAAAGACACCGTATTTGCGATTGTGGATACAGTGAAAAGTACACTAGAAAAGACACCACCGGAACTAGCAGCTGATATTATGGATCGTGGGATCATTTTGACTGGCGGGGGCGCTCTTTTAAGAAATATTGACAAAGTGATCAGTGATGAAACGAATATGCCAGTAATTATTGCGGAAGATCCGCTTGATTGTGTTGCAATCGGAACAGGAAAAGCATTAGATCATATCCATTTATTTAAGAATAAAGTGAAATAACCATCAGTAGGAGCCTCCTCGCTGGTGGTTCCTTTCATGGGGGTTCGACAAATAGACGATTATGCAAACGGATCTTTTAAAAAAACAAAAGTTTGAATGATAGAGGTGGACGTGATGCCACAATTTTTTATGAATAAACGATTGATTATTATGCTCGTCAGCATTATTGTTGTTGTGGCATTGATTGGTTTTTCCATTCGTGATCGAGAAAACATATCTTGGCCAGAGCAATTTGTAAAAGATATCGTCGGTTTGGGGCAAGTGGCCGTTTCTACGCCTGCAAATGCTGTCTCTAACTTTTTTAAAGACTTAAAAAATTTGCAAAATACATATAAAGAGAATGAAAAATTAAAAGAACATTTAAATAGAATGACTCAAGTTGAAAGTGATGTAAACCGTTTAGAAAAAGATAATAAGGAATTGCGGGCATTATTAGACAAGAAGGAAAGCTTAGCTGATTATAACCCAGAGCAGGCCACTGTCATCAGTCGAAATCCTGATCGTTGGTTTGACGTCTTTACGATTAATAAAGGGAGATCTAATGGAATCCAACCGGACATGGCTGTAATGACGTCAAAAGGTTTAATTGGGAAAGTGAAAAATGTGTCTAAATTTACAGCAACCGTGGAAATGTTAAGTGCAAATGACCCGAAAAATAGGGTTTCTGCGATTATTCAAGATAAGAAAAAAAATCTGTACGGACTCATCGAAGGTTATGATAAAGAAAATGGTTATTTATTAATGAAAGTGAAACCTACCGAAGGGAAAATGAAAAAAGGAAAAAGCGTAACGACATCTGGTTTAGGCGGAGTGTTTCCTGATGGATTGGCTATTGGGAAAGTCGTTAAGTTAGAGCCTGATCATTTCGGCCTTACTCAAATAGCCTATATTAAACCGTCCGCTGATTTTTATGACTTTGAGCATGTAGTTGTGGCTAAAAGAGGGATGCCTGTCGTAAAAGATACGGAAGAAAAAGAAAGACAGCAAGTCGTAGTGGAGGAGGAAGGCTTGTGAAAAAAATCCTTCTTCCCTTACTGATGGCAGCTTGTTTTTTTAGTGAAACCGTCTTTATGGAATGGTTCCCGGGGAATTCCTTTGATGGCAAATGGATATTCTCACCTCGCTTTTTCCTAATTGCCCTTTTGATATTAACCATCTTTTTTAAACGATCAACTGCAATGAAGTATGGATTTATTTTTGGTTTTTTATATGATCTTTATTACACAGAAATCCTTGGTGTATATATGCTTTTCTTCCCATTCCTTGTATATATTACGTCGAAGTTAATGAAAATGTTGCATAACAATTTATGGGTGGTTGCGCTTGTTGTCTTATTTGACTTGGCTTTATTAGAAGTAGTGATTTACGAGTTAAATGTGATTGTTCAAAGAACTTCGATGTCATTTACTCATTTTTTGAGTCATCGTTTATGGCCGACTCTTGTATTAAATTGGCTTTTTTATATTCTTTTTTCATTTGCATTAAAATGGAGTTTTGAAAAATTAAGAAAACATTTGTTGGATGAATAATCATTTTTAGAAATGAATTCTTTCAGCACGTTAAGAGGAAAATGGACGATGTTTGTCGAATTAATGTGCGACAGAGGTGAACTACACGCCATGAAAAAAAGGCAAAATGTTATAATAAAAGGGACGAAAGACGGATTAACCTTGCATTTAAATGATAAATGTTCCTATGATGAGCTATTAGAGGAGTTAGAGCAAAAAATGGACGGGCAACAGGAGGAAAATGAAACACCTTTAATAACAGTAAAAATTCAAGCAGGAAATCGCTATTTGACTGCTAAGCAGAAGGAAGAAATGAAAGAAATTATTCGAAAAAAGAAGCATTTTGTTGTAAAAGAAGTTTCTACGAATGTTGTGACGATCGAAGAGGCAACACGCTGGAAAGAAGAATCCGATATGACAAAGGTTGCAGGGATGATCCGATCAGGTCAAGTTCTTGAAGTTCCTGGGGATATATTAATTATCGGGGATGTAAACCCAGGAGGAACGGTTAAGGCTGGGGGCAATATTTTTATTCTTGGTTCATTGAAAGGAATCGTACACGCTGGAGTTCAGGGAAATGAGAAAGCAGTTGTTGTAGCATCACGAATGACCCCTTCACAGCTGCGTATTAGTGAGTATTCTACAATTGCTCCGCATCATAATGAAGAGAAGGAATCACATGAGATGGAATGTGCATACATAGATGAAAAAAAGCAAATTATTGTAGACCGTTTACAAACTTTAAGACAAATTAGACCTAATATTACGAGTTTTAAAGGGGGAAGCTACAGTGGGTGAAGCGATTGTTATTACATCAGGTAAAGGTGGAGTAGGAAAAACAACGACCTCTGCTAATTTAGGTACAGCACTTGCTCTCCAAGAAAAGAAAGTGTGTTTAGTAGATACGGATATTGGACTTCGAAATTTAGATGTGATTATGGGATTAGAAAATCGCATTATTTGTAATTTAGTAGATGTTGTGGAAGAACGCTGTAAGCTCCATCAAGCATTGGTTAAGGATAAGCGATTTGAGGATCGATTATATTTACTTCCTGCGGCACAAACGAGTGATAAAAATGTGGTCTCACCAGAACAAATGAAGAAATTAATAGATGAATTGAAACAGGAATTCGATTACATATTGATCGATTGTCCAGCAGGAATTGAGCAGGGATTTAAGAATGCTGTTGCAGGTGCTGACCAAGCTGTTGTTGTCACAACTCCGGAAAAAGCTGCAGTACGCGATGCAGACCGAATCATTGGATTGTTAGAGAAGGATGGCAGAATCGCTAGACCTAAATTAGTCATTAACCGTATTCGACCTAAGATGATGGAGAATGGGGAAATGCTAGATGTAGATGAAATCACTACCCATTTATCGATTGATTTACTTGGTATAGTAATAGATGATGAGAATGTAATAAAATCCTCTAATGAAGGGGAGCCCATTGCACATGATCCGAATAATAAAGCATCAATTGCTTACCGAAATATTGCTCGAAGAATTTTAGGAGAGTCTATTCCTCTTCAACCATTAACAGAAGAAAAAGAAGGGGTATTTGCACGGATCAAGAAATTTTTTGGAGCAAGATCTAAATAATTGAACTGCCACAATTGTAGGCAGTTTTTTCTATTCCACTTTACGGGAAATCCCCCCTACTGAATGAAGTTTTACTTTATTTGTACTTCCCATCTTATAGGCTTGTCATATATTGTGAAGACAAGTCATAAGATGTTCCCAAAAGGATAAAAAGGGAATGGTGAGGTATGAGAAATCGCGCAGATGAAATTCGTAGACGGATAGCCAAGCGGAACAAGTTAAAACAAAGGAAACAGGAGCGACCATTTAGCCAGTACGATGCCCTTTGGGTAGAAGAAGAGAATCCATATGAAGACCGTACATTTTCATATGAAGAAGGATCAGATGAACACCACCCATTATTCAAAAAAGAATGGATCATGATGAAAATATTAGGGGCAGCCTTACTCGTATTATCTACAGCTATCATTATGCAAAACCCATCACCTATTTTTGATGATGGAAAAAAGCTTGTAGAGCATTCGATGAAAAAGGAATTTC encodes:
- a CDS encoding rod shape-determining protein — translated: MFGIGTKDLGIDLGTANTLVYAKGKGVVLREPSVVALQTDTKQIVAVGNDARNMIGRTPGNIVATRPMKDGVIADYETTATMMKYYIKQATKSKGLFARKPYVMVCVPSGITAVEERAVKDATRQAGARDAFTIEEPFAAAIGANLPVWEPTGSMVVDIGGGTTEVAIISLGGIVTSQSLRIAGDELDDAIVAYIRKQYNLLIGDRTSEAIKMEIGSASEPEEKESMDIRGRDLLTGLPKTIEITAEEISKALKDTVFAIVDTVKSTLEKTPPELAADIMDRGIILTGGGALLRNIDKVISDETNMPVIIAEDPLDCVAIGTGKALDHIHLFKNKVK
- the minC gene encoding septum site-determining protein MinC — encoded protein: MKKRQNVIIKGTKDGLTLHLNDKCSYDELLEELEQKMDGQQEENETPLITVKIQAGNRYLTAKQKEEMKEIIRKKKHFVVKEVSTNVVTIEEATRWKEESDMTKVAGMIRSGQVLEVPGDILIIGDVNPGGTVKAGGNIFILGSLKGIVHAGVQGNEKAVVVASRMTPSQLRISEYSTIAPHHNEEKESHEMECAYIDEKKQIIVDRLQTLRQIRPNITSFKGGSYSG
- the mreD gene encoding rod shape-determining protein MreD; the encoded protein is MKKILLPLLMAACFFSETVFMEWFPGNSFDGKWIFSPRFFLIALLILTIFFKRSTAMKYGFIFGFLYDLYYTEILGVYMLFFPFLVYITSKLMKMLHNNLWVVALVVLFDLALLEVVIYELNVIVQRTSMSFTHFLSHRLWPTLVLNWLFYILFSFALKWSFEKLRKHLLDE
- the minD gene encoding septum site-determining protein MinD, whose protein sequence is MGEAIVITSGKGGVGKTTTSANLGTALALQEKKVCLVDTDIGLRNLDVIMGLENRIICNLVDVVEERCKLHQALVKDKRFEDRLYLLPAAQTSDKNVVSPEQMKKLIDELKQEFDYILIDCPAGIEQGFKNAVAGADQAVVVTTPEKAAVRDADRIIGLLEKDGRIARPKLVINRIRPKMMENGEMLDVDEITTHLSIDLLGIVIDDENVIKSSNEGEPIAHDPNNKASIAYRNIARRILGESIPLQPLTEEKEGVFARIKKFFGARSK
- the mreC gene encoding rod shape-determining protein MreC; the protein is MPQFFMNKRLIIMLVSIIVVVALIGFSIRDRENISWPEQFVKDIVGLGQVAVSTPANAVSNFFKDLKNLQNTYKENEKLKEHLNRMTQVESDVNRLEKDNKELRALLDKKESLADYNPEQATVISRNPDRWFDVFTINKGRSNGIQPDMAVMTSKGLIGKVKNVSKFTATVEMLSANDPKNRVSAIIQDKKKNLYGLIEGYDKENGYLLMKVKPTEGKMKKGKSVTTSGLGGVFPDGLAIGKVVKLEPDHFGLTQIAYIKPSADFYDFEHVVVAKRGMPVVKDTEEKERQQVVVEEEGL